TTACTGAAACATTTCAGACTAACAATAatacaatttatttttattggaTAATCTCTTACTAAGGATATCTTAACTTTTCCACTGATTGAAATTGGAGAAGAATTGGATATTTCAGGATCAACATAGTTCTTACCTAAATCAATCGTATTAAATTCATGATTATAACCAAACTCTTGCTCTTTATGTACAGGTAAGGTtggaatatatatttttttattcatttcaGGTACGACTAATTCAATAGAATATCcatctttattattgtgacaaaaattttgaaaaggaTTTTCCTCAATATTTAAGCtatcatataaatattctaaacTTTCATGGTAATTTCTCAAAAGCGTCCCTTCAAACTTCAAGTTTTTTAGctttataattttcttttcctcAGAAGTTGTAACCTCATAAGATGGTAAGTtctcaaatatattttgtttctttttaagTTTATTTGAGGATTCCTGAGAGGTAGATGCCTCATTCATTAAATGGAGTGTAGCCGCCGAGTTATTCTTCTTGGAGTTGGAATATCTCCACAGAGCTGTGTTGAATAATGGGGAAGTTTTCATCATTgctaaaaaattttaattaatattaaaattctaGATATTTGACTActtctaatttaaaaataattatttctaaGGACAAAGTCTCCCCttttcttatattttgaCTTCTTAAACTGCAAGTCTCTATATATCGCAGATCATATCTCACTTCTGGGAATCTCCGAGATTTAACGTTGCCGTTTTAGTACTATCGGTGCGTGcgaaaaaataataagcCCACCGGCACTGTCACATTATTTAGGACATATACacacaaattaaaaatgacaCAAATTGCGTCAGTAATAACTATGGATATTAGATTACAGAGTATTGATACATATGTTTTACATGAAAACTTTTGACTGTTTATTTAGGATAAACTTAGTGTGAAGATTTGTAAGTTTGCTTAATCATTCATATCATCAGCTCTCTTATCAGCTTCTTCATCCGATAATTTTACACCTCCTGACACAGAGAATTGGCCACCGGCACCAaccattattatattatgatCTAGGGTGGCAGTATTCTTGATTCTTGTTGGAGTCTCAATATCATCGCCTGATGGACCTAATCCAACAGCATATGTTTCGCCAAAACCCCACGAGTAAGCAATACCATTGGTAGCAATTGCCAAGGAATGATGAGAGCCAGCACAGACATTTCTAAACTTGGGAACATTTTCTAGTCTTGTTGGTAATGGAACAGAACGTGGTTTTTTGTGTTCATCCTGGTATGTATATTCTGGTAAATTGTCCTTGGAGATCCCAATTTCAAACATATCTAATCTACCAGCAACATATAAATCACCGTTTTCACCTAAAAATAGAGTGTGATGTTCACCGCCAGAGACaactttaattttgaaatccTTTGGTAATTTAACCACTTCTGGAATAGTAACAAGGGCACCATCCTCGATTTTTTCAGAAGTACCACATTGGCCAAATTGGTTTAACCCCCAACTGACTAATGAACCATCTTGCTTTAGGGCAAATGAATGGTTCTCACCAGAGCCAATGTATTTGATGTTTTTTAAACCAAATGGTCTTGGATCTAATGTCTTTAGACGAAATTCTTCCATCACTTTTCTACCCAATTGGTTTTGTTGGCCATTACCCCATGAGTAAACAATTCCTGAttcatctaaaaataaaacatgATCTTTACCTGATGCCATTTGAACAATCTTGTAGTTATTTGTCGAGAAGGTTGGTAATTTCCATGGTTTCCTTTGGATTTGAATTTCATCCTTATAGAAACCTAAGATACCTTCATTACAACGGAACGTACCCCAGGAATAGACTTCACCATTGCTTAATAAAGCACAGCTCAAATTATCAGTAGCAATTAATTGTACTATCTTTATGCCCTCGCCACAATCCAATTCAGGAAAACATTCTCTAGGGATCTTCATTGGAGTGGATTCGGATTCATTCAAATCaccatcttcatcatcactaGAATCAGCATccatatcttttaaattttcattggCGCTGCTTGTGTCTCTACCTAATGCTCCAACGTCATTACAACCCCAAGACCAAACATTGTTATCTTGGTCTAGAGCAAGTGTATGCATACCACCCACTGCTATTGATATAATCTTAGCTTTGTCACTTGAAAGAAATGCGTTTAATCTTGGTCTCTTAACTTCTTTATTCTTAGCTAATGGACCTAGACCTAATTCACACATTGAGCCAGTACCCCAGcaaaaaatatctaatgGTTGGACAGAAATGTTTAAATGTTTATAGTCATCTTGTAAATTGATTATCGATTTGTCAGATGTTTTCGAATTTTTCTTAGTCTTTGGTTCCagatcttcttctttttcagcaatgatttttttctgctgtttttgatttttgttttctacTTCACTTTCAGCCTGAGCCTCTTCTAAACTTCTCTTTTCCTTAACCATTACTGATATTTAAGTAGCTATATGAATGCCTTATTTCTTTCCCAGATATAAAAATACGGAAATTTTCTGTTCTACTcgttttattttcaaattgttAGTGCTtattaaaacaaacaattaaaacgaaaaaaaatttctaaaacCTCCAGCCAGcaagtatttaaaatttccgtccaaaaattcttcatacataggaaatatataaaactttttgatatttggtaatatttttaattacttTCAAGATAGTTATCGAATGTAATTTGCGTGTCATACAaagtaatatattttgaggtcatttgtattaaattttgtattACTTGAACAGTGTAAAATTaatctaaaatatttcaagtATAGGTATTAATCAAGTAAGAACAACTGCTTTGTAGTAAAAAATGgtatatattcatatttccattaaattagataaaagTTCTTAACAACACAGTATTCTCTCGAGTTATTCGCTATTATTTCAAGTAATTAGTTCAGTAAAACGTTTTTAAATatctaatatatatatactttttcAATGCCATCGATATTTCTTATAGTCCGCTGGAAAATTTtcagaaaaattaatcatCGAAAAAATCGATGAGCtatgtttttaaaaaggttgaaaataaaaaagatactctatttattgatattgcAAAAGAGAGCCTCTAATAAActatcaaaaaataaaactataaAATGGGCAGAGCATCCTCATCAGTTGCTAAAAAGCAAAGACATGATCCTCTTATGAAAGATCTTGATAACTCTCAAGGTATATTAAAGACAACAGAAAAAAAGGTTATATCCCACAGCAATGGTACTGATGACTATGACGATAAAGATGAAGAGTACGTTGATTCCAAAGCATCTGCAAAGATTTTACAATTAGCTAGAGAACaacaaaatgaaattgcagaagaagaagaagttgAAGCCCAGAAAAATCTTGCCCAAGCCTCGAGATTTCATACTAAGAGTTATAATGATGACtcagatgatgatgatgattattTAGCTAATGAAGATATATCAGATTTCGAACCTGAAGGTGAGTAtgaagaagaggaagaagaagtgattgaaattgatgaagaagatgcaGCCATGTTtgatcaatattttaaaaagtcTTCTGATTTCAACTCTCTTGATGGAAGTTATAACTTAGCTGATAAAATCATGGCCTCTATTAGAGAAAAGGAAAATCAATGGAATTCTGAAACACCACAAAGCGCTGACAGAGAAACCCAATCTCATGAAGTATCTGGTCTAAGAACTGGTGAAGGTGTGGCTCTTCCAGAGAAGGTTATTAGAGCTTATACTGCTGTTGGAAGTATTTTGAGAACTTGGACACATGGTAAACTACCGAAACTATTCAAAGTTATCCCTACTCTAAACAACTGGCAAGATGTTTTGTACGTGACAGATCCAGAATCCTGGTCTCCACATGTTGTATATGAAGCTactaaattatttgtatcGAACATGAAAGCTAAGGAAGcacaaatatttattaatatagtCTTATTGGAAAGATTCCGCacaaatattgaagattcTCAAGAccattctttaaattatcatatATACCGTGCAATTAAGAAATCTTTGTATAAGCCAAGTGCCTATTTCAAAGGTTTCCTTTTCCCATTGGTTGAAACTGGTTGTAATATCCGTGAAGCCACTATTGCAGGTAGTGTTTTAGCTAAAGTTTCCGTTCCAGTTTTACACTCTTCCGCTGCTTTAAGTTATTTATTGAGATTGCCATTTTCTCCAGCTACAACAGTTTTTATcagaatattattagataagaAATATGCTTTACCATATCAAACCATTGATGAATGTGTTTATTACTTTATGAGATTTAGAATCTTGGAGGATGGTAGTAATGGTGAAGATGCTACTAGAGTGTTACCTGTTGTCTGGCATAAAGCTTTCTTAACATTTGCTCAACGTTATAAGAATGATATTACTCAAGATCAAAGAGACTTCTTGTTAGAGACTGTTCGTCAAAGAGGACACAAAGCCATTGGTCCAGAGATTAGAAGAGAATTATTAGCTGGGTCCAGTAGAGAGTTTGTAGGAGAAGCAGGCGAAAAGGACGACTTAATGCTTGATATCGAATAGAGGTTACTGCTTATAAGTGGattagtaaataaatatatatatatattgatatATTGAATTCAACTCATATTTTACAAACTTTACAatagataaataaataaaatgtatattaattaattggCATAATAGAAacttatattaaaaaattgattgaaaaatataatttctattttgggtttatttgttttttttaatattttaaattaattttcacttcaatcatttaaaagaaCTTCGCACACTATatcaacaaaatataaatatttaagttaaataacgaaaatattttgagcATCTTAATCGAagttcatttaaaaaatcttgAAAGGCACTAAGCTTAAATGTATTTATTCATGTTTTATGCTCCTTATATAACGCATTAATTGTGATTGGACGTATATATTAGGTATTCTACAAAATATGAAGTAAGAAAGAGATAAATCACTACAATGctggaaatattttaataattatatagaCAACTATTAGACCAATAAACATGAATAACAATGTCAAGATAAAAAACATGTAACCCAATTTTTGCTTATCATAACTTGAGAGCTTAGTGCTAATATCACCTAAACCTCTTTGTGTTGCTTGAACACCTAGTTCAGCTGCTCCAAGAACATTGGTATCTTCCTCTAAAGCATTTTGAAAAGCAGTTGCACCCTGTTTCAAAGCTCCAACTAACCTAGTCATATCTTCGACCAagttattttgaatattatcttgatctttaatttgtttatctaacgttgtattattaataccaTTTCCGTCAGTTAGATCTTTATTACCTAATAAACGCTTTCTTAGTTCTGCCATTCCATCCGTATCATTTGGAAAGGAACCTGATGACATATTGACCATATCTTCTCGGTAACGAATGCTATCGTCTAAGTCAGTTAGTAATTCTGGCTTAACTTCATTCAAATCAATCGCGGTATCAAAATCTATACTATATCTCCGTGTTTTCGTATTCTTTTGTTGAGCTTCGTAATGTTTTTGCATTTGATTATACACTTCATTTTTATCCTTCTGAATTTCAAaggataatttattaaaatttctttggTAGTCAGATATACTCTTTGCGTCAGTTACTTGAAGTCTATTTGAGTTTAGATTTGTTGCTGAAGATGTAAATTGTTTTGAATTCAGTTGATTTTCAATGATAGTTTCCTTCAAACGGCGCAAGTtcatttcaattttacTATCCAATACATAGTTTAAAAACGGATCAGAGATACCATCTTTGGCTGCATGGAGATTTTGCTGTAAAATTTTAGACATTTGAATACTAAATTGATCGACAattcttttgatattaCTGCATTTATCATGAACTATTTTgcttaaaaaaattaacaatgAATTTCAAGGTATCGGAgcttgaaataaaaaagcaTTAACCAAAAACTTCAACTAAAAATAAGACAAGGCTAATTATTCCCGATATttctatataattttatacctttttttttacactAACATCACTCGTATGATATAATTTAGTCTACAATAATAagacaattaaatatagcttataaaaaaaaaaatctaaataatacaaaatatatttccgCCCATCTACTATCAAACTACGAGCTGTGGGGTCAAAATTTCAGCCGTTGTTAGCGAAAAAGGCGTAGAACAAAGTTCCAAATTTGGGCATCTCGAGCTTATTCTTTATGCGTAGGGAAGATATATATCagatattagaattaacaGAAGAAGCCTAAATACTAAAACCGAAAATACTTCGAATCTTAGCGTCAGAACTAACTCCATTAGCCCCACTAATGCAATCTAATTGAACATATCAAATGTGTTGAGTGTCCTTAATGTTTTTAACTACCATGAAAACAAAGTCAAGAAAAACTAATAGCCtagaaatgaaaattctTTGTCTTAAATACTGTTCTATTTGAGCCGggtaattaatttttattgttttaagATTAGGGTTATTATGAGAGAAGTTTTACTACCTATAGAACCATCCCGGtttgtttaaaaaaattgttgatTTTTAAGATAAATGCTATATTAATGTACAAAGAGATTGCTAGTATCTTATAGCCCCGATCgtataaataatacaaaaggAAGATGTTTAGGTTGAGtgttaataaataatattagtaatcaaaataataagatcaaagagaaaaaaaaataaagcaCAATACTATTAGTAACCTATGTAGTGTACATTAAAGCTTTCTTTTTgcttttcttatttttcttattgtGTTTTTTACCAGctgaattatctaattgattattatgGAAAGGTGTAGTCAATTGACCTTTAATATTAGtcatttggaaaaattctCTGTCTAAATCATCTGCTGCATTAAACAAAGCAGCTTGTTTACCACCATGAGTAACAGACTTTGCTTCCTTACCATCTTCACCCCCAGTATGAGCAGAAAACGTtaactttttcaaatctcTTGCTAAGTCTAACTCGTCAATACCTTTATGTTTAGCTGCGTCTTTTAATTGTTCCCTTCTTGTTTCTGGTAACCTATCAAAAGTATATAGCTCTTTATTGAATTCTCTACGTTCTTCAATAGTATATGGTGTATCATCTTCCAAATGTGGTGGTGGATTAatgtataataatttaccaTTAACATAATCTTTTAGAATATAACGACTTGCACGTGGTTCATCAGCCGAACCAAAACCTTGAGTCATATAACCACGAGCTCTAGCATATGcaactaataattcttggGCAGTAGGGATTTCACCATTACCACCTTCACTCTTTGATTTAGTTTGAATATGAATACCATATACTGCCTCTAAGAAGTATTTAGGTATTCTTTCTGCTACTAAAGTCGTAGGACCAATGTAATCACGCAATTGATCAATTGGTAAAACACCGTTACAGACTAATTCACCTTTGTTATAAGCAAAATTTGGGAAAACTAAACCAGGACAATCACATAGCATCACATTcttagataatttaatagtttGAAAATGCTTTGTTTTACCTGGT
This DNA window, taken from Henningerozyma blattae CBS 6284 chromosome 3, complete genome, encodes the following:
- the ENP1 gene encoding snoRNA-binding rRNA-processing protein ENP1 (similar to Saccharomyces cerevisiae ENP1 (YBR247C); ancestral locus Anc_6.165) yields the protein MGRASSSVAKKQRHDPLMKDLDNSQGILKTTEKKVISHSNGTDDYDDKDEEYVDSKASAKILQLAREQQNEIAEEEEVEAQKNLAQASRFHTKSYNDDSDDDDDYLANEDISDFEPEGEYEEEEEEVIEIDEEDAAMFDQYFKKSSDFNSLDGSYNLADKIMASIREKENQWNSETPQSADRETQSHEVSGLRTGEGVALPEKVIRAYTAVGSILRTWTHGKLPKLFKVIPTLNNWQDVLYVTDPESWSPHVVYEATKLFVSNMKAKEAQIFINIVLLERFRTNIEDSQDHSLNYHIYRAIKKSLYKPSAYFKGFLFPLVETGCNIREATIAGSVLAKVSVPVLHSSAALSYLLRLPFSPATTVFIRILLDKKYALPYQTIDECVYYFMRFRILEDGSNGEDATRVLPVVWHKAFLTFAQRYKNDITQDQRDFLLETVRQRGHKAIGPEIRRELLAGSSREFVGEAGEKDDLMLDIE
- the USE1 gene encoding SNAP receptor USE1 (similar to Saccharomyces cerevisiae USE1 (YGL098W); ancestral locus Anc_6.164), whose translation is MSKILQQNLHAAKDGISDPFLNYVLDSKIEMNLRRLKETIIENQLNSKQFTSSATNLNSNRLQVTDAKSISDYQRNFNKLSFEIQKDKNEVYNQMQKHYEAQQKNTKTRRYSIDFDTAIDLNEVKPELLTDLDDSIRYREDMVNMSSGSFPNDTDGMAELRKRLLGNKDLTDGNGINNTTLDKQIKDQDNIQNNLVEDMTRLVGALKQGATAFQNALEEDTNVLGAAELGVQATQRGLGDISTKLSSYDKQKLGYMFFILTLLFMFIGLIVVYIIIKIFPAL
- the TBLA0C03770 gene encoding uncharacterized protein (similar to Saccharomyces cerevisiae SRM1 (YGL097W); ancestral locus Anc_6.166) — protein: MVKEKRSLEEAQAESEVENKNQKQQKKIIAEKEEDLEPKTKKNSKTSDKSIINLQDDYKHLNISVQPLDIFCWGTGSMCELGLGPLAKNKEVKRPRLNAFLSSDKAKIISIAVGGMHTLALDQDNNVWSWGCNDVGALGRDTSSANENLKDMDADSSDDEDGDLNESESTPMKIPRECFPELDCGEGIKIVQLIATDNLSCALLSNGEVYSWGTFRCNEGILGFYKDEIQIQRKPWKLPTFSTNNYKIVQMASGKDHVLFLDESGIVYSWGNGQQNQLGRKVMEEFRLKTLDPRPFGLKNIKYIGSGENHSFALKQDGSLVSWGLNQFGQCGTSEKIEDGALVTIPEVVKLPKDFKIKVVSGGEHHTLFLGENGDLYVAGRLDMFEIGISKDNLPEYTYQDEHKKPRSVPLPTRLENVPKFRNVCAGSHHSLAIATNGIAYSWGFGETYAVGLGPSGDDIETPTRIKNTATLDHNIIMVGAGGQFSVSGGVKLSDEEADKRADDMND